The following coding sequences lie in one Porphyromonas asaccharolytica DSM 20707 genomic window:
- a CDS encoding alpha amylase C-terminal domain-containing protein, giving the protein MKREKGTPRQVKPKQITPLWAQQDPWLAPYYETIAAWQSYIAARRQLLVGSQSLSSWACGHLYFGLHRTESGWTLREYAPAAKAVYLLCDANQWRQDPIYRYVANEERPGEWLLKLPATALHHLDYYKLLICTDDEELERIPAYAHYVVQDPRDYSFCARVWAPEEPYLMQAPAPERPDTLLIYECHIGMSGEEMGVASYEQFRTERLPYIVSAGYNTLQIMAVQEHPYYGSYGYHVSNFFAPSSRFGTPDDLKRLVDEAHALGLYVIMDLVHSHAVRNEAEGLARYDGTRTLFFHEGSRGEHPQWDSLCFDYGPGEVVHYLLSNCHYWLTEYGFDGFRFDGVTSMLYEDHGLGRPFLTYEDYYNGHVDRDALTYLTLANELIHAVKPAATTIAEEVSGLPGLCESQASDGYGFDYRLAMNVPDYWIKLIKEQPDEAWNPENMWYELRNHRPTERTISYAESHDQALVGDKTIIFRLIDSDMYWHMQQSDYNDRVMRGIALCNMIRLMTFATMCGGYLTFMGNEFGHPEWIDFPREGNGYSYQYARRQWSLRDNDLLRYKQLAHFDKGMLSLCSLTPRFAELSDYCYHSHTERQVIVFMRGDGYLFAFNFSPTESYVDYPIEGVPAGQYMLLLDSDAVACGGFGRIDASVTHHTRTTAEGGTELRLYLPSRSAQVYSHKP; this is encoded by the coding sequence ATGAAACGTGAGAAAGGCACTCCTCGCCAAGTGAAGCCAAAGCAGATCACACCGCTCTGGGCACAGCAAGACCCGTGGCTCGCGCCCTACTATGAGACGATCGCTGCGTGGCAAAGCTATATCGCAGCGCGTCGGCAGCTGCTTGTCGGCTCGCAGAGCCTCTCGAGCTGGGCGTGTGGACACCTTTACTTTGGGCTGCATCGCACAGAGTCGGGGTGGACACTGCGTGAATATGCGCCAGCAGCTAAGGCAGTCTACCTACTTTGCGACGCTAACCAGTGGCGTCAAGATCCGATCTATCGATATGTTGCTAATGAGGAGCGGCCAGGTGAGTGGCTCCTCAAGCTACCCGCCACAGCGCTGCACCATCTGGACTACTACAAGCTCCTTATCTGCACCGACGATGAGGAGCTAGAGCGTATCCCCGCTTACGCACATTATGTGGTGCAGGATCCGCGTGACTACAGCTTCTGCGCTCGAGTCTGGGCACCCGAAGAGCCTTACCTGATGCAGGCGCCAGCACCTGAACGTCCCGACACCTTGCTCATCTATGAGTGCCACATAGGGATGAGTGGCGAGGAGATGGGCGTGGCGAGCTACGAGCAGTTTCGCACGGAGCGACTGCCCTACATCGTCTCGGCGGGCTACAACACGCTCCAGATCATGGCGGTGCAGGAGCACCCGTACTACGGTTCGTACGGCTATCACGTCTCCAACTTCTTTGCTCCGTCCAGTCGCTTCGGTACGCCCGACGACCTCAAGCGCCTGGTCGATGAGGCGCACGCTTTGGGCCTTTACGTCATTATGGACTTAGTTCACTCGCATGCCGTGCGCAACGAAGCTGAGGGCTTGGCTCGCTACGACGGCACGCGGACGCTCTTCTTTCACGAGGGGAGCCGAGGGGAGCACCCGCAGTGGGACTCGCTCTGCTTTGATTACGGCCCTGGCGAGGTGGTCCACTACCTCCTCTCCAATTGCCACTACTGGCTCACGGAGTATGGCTTCGATGGCTTCCGCTTCGACGGGGTCACCTCAATGCTTTACGAGGATCACGGCTTGGGGAGACCTTTCCTCACCTATGAGGACTACTATAATGGCCATGTAGACCGAGATGCGCTGACCTATCTGACGCTCGCCAACGAGCTGATCCACGCTGTCAAGCCCGCAGCGACTACCATCGCCGAGGAGGTGAGCGGACTGCCGGGACTGTGCGAGAGCCAAGCCTCCGATGGGTACGGCTTTGACTACCGACTGGCGATGAATGTGCCAGACTACTGGATCAAGCTGATCAAAGAGCAGCCCGACGAAGCGTGGAATCCGGAGAATATGTGGTACGAACTGCGCAATCACCGTCCTACGGAGCGAACGATCTCCTACGCTGAGAGCCATGATCAGGCACTCGTCGGAGACAAGACCATCATCTTCCGACTCATCGACAGCGATATGTACTGGCATATGCAGCAGAGCGACTACAACGATCGGGTGATGCGTGGCATAGCGCTCTGCAATATGATCCGTCTGATGACCTTCGCCACGATGTGTGGCGGTTATCTCACCTTTATGGGCAATGAGTTTGGTCACCCCGAGTGGATTGACTTCCCTCGTGAGGGCAATGGTTACTCTTACCAGTACGCTCGTCGTCAGTGGTCACTGCGGGACAATGACTTACTGCGCTACAAGCAGCTAGCGCACTTTGACAAAGGGATGCTCTCGCTCTGTAGCTTGACGCCCCGCTTTGCAGAGCTCTCGGACTACTGCTACCACAGTCACACGGAGCGACAGGTTATCGTCTTCATGCGGGGTGACGGCTACCTCTTTGCCTTCAACTTTAGCCCCACGGAGAGCTACGTCGACTATCCCATAGAGGGCGTGCCCGCGGGACAGTATATGCTACTCCTCGACAGCGATGCGGTCGCCTGCGGAGGCTTCGGACGTATCGATGCCAGTGTCACGCATCACACCCGCACCACCGCCGAGGGTGGCACCGAGCTACGACTCTATCTGCCCTCCCGCTCAGCGCAAGTCTACAGCCACAAGCCGTAA
- a CDS encoding saccharopine dehydrogenase family protein produces the protein MTRVIIIGAGGVGTVVAHKVAQNAETFTDIMLASRTKSKCDAIAAQIQNVKIQTAQVDADDVEQLVKLFESFRPDICINVALPYQDLTIMEACLKAGVNYLDTANYEPLDEAKYQYSWQWAYHDRFKEAGLTAVLGCGFDPGVTSIFTAYAAKHHFDEIHDLDIVDCNGGDHHKAFATNFNPEINIREITQKGKYYHKGEWIETEPQEIHRPLHYPGIGVRESYLLYHEELESLVKHFPTIRRARFWMTFGEEYLKYLEVIQNIGMASIEPINYNGQEIVPIQFLKAVLPNPKELGENYTGETSIGCRIRGVKDGKERTYYIWNNCSHQAAYRETGTQGVSYTTGVPATTGALMLAKGLWGGAGVFNVEQFDPDPFLEEVARQGLPWHESFDIDIEFEK, from the coding sequence ATGACAAGAGTGATCATCATCGGAGCTGGTGGCGTAGGCACCGTAGTAGCTCACAAGGTGGCTCAGAATGCTGAGACCTTTACTGACATTATGCTGGCGAGCCGCACTAAGTCTAAGTGTGACGCTATCGCAGCACAGATACAAAACGTCAAGATCCAGACCGCACAGGTGGATGCGGACGACGTAGAGCAGCTTGTGAAGCTCTTCGAGAGCTTCCGCCCAGATATCTGCATCAACGTAGCACTCCCCTACCAAGATCTCACCATCATGGAGGCGTGTCTCAAGGCAGGCGTCAACTACCTCGACACGGCAAACTACGAGCCTCTCGACGAGGCTAAGTATCAGTACAGCTGGCAGTGGGCATACCACGACCGCTTTAAGGAAGCTGGACTGACCGCCGTCCTAGGGTGTGGCTTTGACCCTGGCGTGACCAGTATCTTCACCGCTTACGCTGCCAAGCATCACTTTGACGAGATACACGACCTCGACATCGTAGACTGCAACGGAGGTGACCACCACAAGGCGTTTGCGACCAACTTCAACCCAGAGATCAATATCCGTGAGATCACCCAAAAGGGTAAGTACTACCACAAGGGCGAGTGGATCGAGACGGAGCCTCAGGAGATACATCGTCCGCTGCACTACCCCGGCATCGGCGTACGCGAGTCTTACCTACTCTACCATGAGGAGCTGGAGTCGCTTGTCAAGCACTTCCCCACGATACGTAGGGCGCGCTTCTGGATGACCTTCGGAGAGGAGTATCTCAAGTACCTCGAGGTGATCCAAAACATCGGTATGGCTAGCATCGAGCCGATCAACTACAACGGCCAGGAGATCGTGCCGATCCAATTCCTCAAGGCTGTCCTACCCAATCCTAAGGAGCTGGGCGAGAACTATACGGGCGAGACCTCTATCGGCTGCCGTATCCGTGGTGTCAAGGATGGCAAGGAGCGTACCTACTATATATGGAACAACTGCTCTCACCAAGCAGCTTACCGGGAGACCGGCACGCAGGGTGTCAGCTACACGACGGGTGTACCCGCTACGACGGGCGCTCTGATGCTCGCCAAGGGACTGTGGGGTGGCGCTGGCGTCTTCAACGTCGAGCAGTTTGACCCAGATCCTTTCCTCGAGGAGGTAGCTCGTCAGGGACTGCCCTGGCATGAGTCCTTTGACATCGACATCGAGTTCGAGAAGTAA